The following coding sequences are from one Niveibacterium umoris window:
- a CDS encoding M48 family metallopeptidase, translating to MTASGFSTLFLLVVALTLGLRLWLSFRQSRHVSKHRAAVPAAFADRIPLDAHQKAADYTCARLGVGGIELIVETAFLVTLTLGGGLQWLYDLASPYLQAGGIWHGIAFLSLISIASFSVGLPFSVWRTFVTEARFGFNKTSPATFVSDLIKGVLVAAIVGIPLIAVVLWMMQRTGPNWWVWVWAFWLGFNLLVMVLYPIVIAPIFNKFVPLEDGSLKQRIEALLVRCGFRSSGLFVMDGSKRSAHGNAYFTGLGAAKRIVFFDTLIEKLAPEEVEAVLAHELGHFKLRHLWQRVGVMALMSLAILALLGWLMGQAWFFNGLGMQATGEAPALALVMFALPVFTFPLTPLTSLWSRRHEFQADAYAAHHARAEDLVSALVKLYRDNAGTLTPDPLYSAFYDSHPPAPIRVARLRAA from the coding sequence ATGACAGCCTCCGGATTCAGCACCCTTTTCCTGCTTGTCGTCGCACTCACCCTGGGTCTGAGACTCTGGCTGTCGTTCAGGCAATCGCGACACGTTTCAAAGCATCGTGCAGCAGTGCCCGCGGCCTTTGCCGACCGGATTCCGCTCGACGCCCATCAGAAAGCCGCTGACTACACATGCGCCCGCCTGGGTGTAGGCGGAATCGAGCTGATCGTCGAGACGGCCTTCCTCGTAACGCTGACGCTCGGCGGAGGGCTGCAGTGGCTGTACGACCTTGCGAGCCCGTACCTGCAGGCTGGCGGCATCTGGCACGGCATCGCGTTCCTGTCACTGATCTCGATCGCATCGTTCTCGGTCGGGCTGCCCTTTTCGGTTTGGCGCACCTTCGTCACCGAGGCCCGCTTCGGCTTCAACAAGACCAGCCCCGCGACCTTCGTTTCCGACCTGATCAAGGGCGTACTGGTGGCTGCCATCGTTGGCATACCGCTGATCGCCGTTGTGCTATGGATGATGCAGCGTACCGGCCCGAACTGGTGGGTATGGGTGTGGGCGTTCTGGCTTGGCTTTAACCTGCTGGTCATGGTGCTCTATCCGATCGTCATCGCGCCGATCTTCAACAAGTTCGTGCCGCTGGAAGACGGCAGCCTCAAGCAGCGCATCGAAGCACTGCTGGTGCGCTGCGGCTTTCGCAGCTCCGGTCTTTTCGTGATGGATGGATCGAAGCGTTCGGCCCACGGCAATGCCTACTTCACCGGGCTTGGAGCTGCCAAACGGATCGTGTTCTTCGATACGCTGATCGAGAAACTTGCACCAGAAGAGGTCGAGGCAGTGCTGGCCCACGAACTCGGGCATTTCAAACTGCGCCACCTGTGGCAGCGGGTCGGCGTCATGGCGCTGATGAGCCTCGCAATCCTCGCCTTGCTCGGCTGGCTGATGGGGCAAGCCTGGTTCTTCAACGGGCTCGGCATGCAGGCGACTGGCGAAGCGCCAGCGCTCGCACTGGTGATGTTCGCCTTGCCGGTGTTCACGTTCCCGCTGACGCCGCTGACCAGCCTCTGGTCGCGCCGCCACGAATTCCAGGCTGACGCCTATGCCGCCCACCACGCACGGGCGGAGGACCTGGTCTCGGCGTTGGTGAAACTCTATCGCGACAATGCCGGCACGCTGACACCCGACCCCTTGTACTCAGCGTTCTACGACTCCCACCCGCCCGCACCGATCCGCGTGGCGCGTCTGCGCGCTGCATGA
- the orn gene encoding oligoribonuclease, protein MAQDPNRLVWVDMEMTGLEPDRDRILEIAVIVTDADLVTVAEGPVLVVHQSDAVLDGMDDWNKNTHGKSGLIDRVRASTTDEAEVERQLLAFLNEFLPARATPMCGNSIGQDRRFMVRYMPALEAWFHYRNLDVSTLKELAKRWNPAVFAGLKKQGAHTALADIRESIEELRYYRENFLRLP, encoded by the coding sequence ATGGCACAGGACCCCAACCGTCTCGTCTGGGTGGACATGGAAATGACAGGCTTGGAGCCGGATCGCGATCGTATCCTTGAAATCGCGGTCATCGTCACCGATGCCGATCTGGTGACTGTGGCCGAAGGGCCCGTGCTGGTGGTCCATCAGAGCGACGCAGTACTGGATGGGATGGACGACTGGAACAAGAACACGCACGGCAAGAGCGGTTTGATCGACCGGGTGCGTGCATCAACCACCGACGAAGCTGAGGTCGAGCGGCAGTTGCTGGCCTTTCTGAACGAGTTCCTGCCTGCGCGCGCGACGCCGATGTGCGGAAATTCGATCGGACAGGATCGCCGCTTCATGGTGCGTTACATGCCTGCTCTCGAGGCGTGGTTCCATTACCGCAATCTGGACGTGAGCACGCTCAAGGAACTCGCCAAACGCTGGAACCCAGCGGTCTTCGCCGGACTCAAGAAGCAGGGTGCCCATACCGCACTTGCCGATATCCGTGAGTCGATCGAAGAGCTCCGCTACTACCGCGAGAACTTCCTGCGCTTGCCCTGA
- a CDS encoding ArnT family glycosyltransferase has product MAHAPRPPSTLTLPIWALWALFALYALPGLIDHTPWRGDDGAYFGVIHQMLRTGDWLTLAVADRPTFDFGPLYFWLGAVLAKALGWALPLHSAARLASAACVAITLYCLARAARRFYGSPADRAAVLLGLGTLGLLTHAHEFQPQLALLASIAGAFLGFAEFLDAPRRGAVIAGSAIGLAALAAGLPAMLILMPLWVLLPGLCSECRTTERVRALWMGAAIALAVASIWPILLATFEPTHLKIWWASEVFSITPHSGHLANLGRLFELLGWFMWPLWPIMLWTIWYERKQLKETRITLPLAALLLAGLLVVTTGPLRPAHALPLIPPLVLLATHGVMSLRRGAASAFDWFGRMTYLAVGVFVWLAWYAQHFGWPAPLARNVARIVPDFVPSISPVAVVAGALLTIGWVALVARPPRSPLRGALSWAVGTSFLWALVVALFMPFVDHDKRYNDIARDLSAQIAAQPHACIAESGMGEAQLATLLYFENLRFEPAERGITRCEWLVVYRGSSGEGLEPGSGWTQVWNLQRGRRRTAEHFTLYRRI; this is encoded by the coding sequence ATGGCCCACGCCCCAAGACCACCCTCGACGCTCACGCTTCCCATCTGGGCGCTTTGGGCCCTTTTCGCGCTTTATGCTTTGCCCGGCCTGATCGACCATACGCCCTGGCGCGGCGACGACGGCGCCTACTTCGGCGTGATCCACCAGATGCTGCGCACCGGTGACTGGCTGACACTCGCAGTCGCAGATCGTCCTACCTTCGATTTCGGCCCACTCTATTTCTGGCTTGGCGCTGTACTAGCAAAGGCGCTTGGCTGGGCACTTCCGCTCCATAGCGCCGCACGCCTGGCATCCGCAGCCTGCGTGGCCATCACGCTTTACTGTCTGGCCCGCGCCGCGCGGCGCTTCTACGGGAGTCCAGCAGACCGCGCGGCCGTGCTGCTTGGACTCGGCACGCTCGGACTACTGACCCACGCACACGAATTCCAGCCGCAACTCGCCCTTCTCGCCAGCATTGCCGGCGCGTTTCTCGGCTTCGCCGAATTCCTAGATGCCCCGCGTCGCGGCGCAGTGATTGCCGGCAGCGCTATCGGTTTGGCTGCACTCGCCGCCGGCTTGCCGGCAATGCTGATCCTGATGCCCTTGTGGGTCTTGCTGCCCGGCCTATGCAGCGAATGCCGCACAACAGAGCGCGTCCGGGCGTTGTGGATGGGTGCCGCGATTGCGCTCGCGGTGGCGTCGATCTGGCCGATCCTGCTCGCCACTTTTGAACCGACGCACCTGAAGATCTGGTGGGCCAGTGAAGTCTTTTCGATCACGCCGCACAGCGGGCATCTTGCCAACCTGGGCCGGCTCTTCGAATTGCTTGGCTGGTTCATGTGGCCCCTTTGGCCGATCATGCTGTGGACGATCTGGTACGAGCGCAAGCAACTCAAGGAAACGCGCATCACGCTTCCACTGGCCGCGCTGCTGCTCGCCGGGCTGCTCGTCGTGACTACCGGCCCGCTGCGTCCGGCGCACGCGCTGCCGCTGATTCCACCACTGGTTCTGCTCGCCACCCACGGCGTGATGAGTTTGCGGCGCGGCGCAGCGAGTGCATTCGACTGGTTCGGTCGCATGACCTACCTTGCGGTCGGCGTGTTCGTCTGGCTCGCCTGGTACGCACAGCATTTCGGCTGGCCTGCCCCTTTGGCACGAAACGTCGCACGCATCGTGCCGGACTTCGTGCCCAGTATTTCCCCTGTTGCGGTTGTCGCGGGCGCCTTACTCACCATCGGATGGGTCGCGCTCGTAGCACGACCGCCCCGCTCGCCGCTTCGCGGTGCATTGTCGTGGGCAGTCGGCACGAGCTTCCTGTGGGCGCTGGTTGTCGCGCTATTCATGCCCTTCGTCGACCACGACAAGCGCTACAACGACATTGCGCGCGACCTTTCGGCGCAGATCGCTGCACAGCCACACGCCTGTATCGCCGAGAGCGGAATGGGCGAAGCGCAGTTGGCAACCTTGCTCTACTTCGAGAACCTGCGCTTCGAACCTGCTGAACGCGGAATCACCCGCTGCGAATGGCTGGTTGTGTATCGCGGCAGTAGCGGTGAGGGTCTGGAACCCGGATCGGGCTGGACCCAAGTGTGGAACCTGCAACGCGGACGGCGCCGGACCGCAGAGCATTTCACGCTCTATCGGCGTATCTGA
- the rpmE gene encoding 50S ribosomal protein L31: protein MKADTHPKYNELKVTCSCGNTFTTRSTMAKDAYHVEVCSECHPFWTGKQKIVDTAGRVERFRQKYGR, encoded by the coding sequence ATGAAAGCCGATACGCATCCGAAGTACAACGAATTGAAGGTCACCTGCTCCTGCGGCAACACCTTCACCACCCGTTCGACGATGGCCAAAGACGCCTACCACGTTGAAGTCTGCTCGGAATGCCACCCGTTCTGGACCGGCAAACAGAAGATCGTCGATACCGCCGGTCGTGTCGAGCGTTTCCGCCAGAAGTACGGCCGCTGA
- a CDS encoding thioredoxin family protein, whose translation MQYRPLDPGREFLVACLCAEWCGTCRDYRAGFEALQAHFPQMGLIWVDIEDSADHLGDIDVENFPSILIQRGEHVVFFGTVLPDHGLLRRLLETFAAQSVEESAAYAAATPERRGWQTGHNLRALLREA comes from the coding sequence ATGCAGTATCGACCTTTAGATCCGGGGCGCGAGTTCCTTGTGGCCTGTCTCTGCGCCGAGTGGTGCGGCACCTGTCGCGATTACCGGGCAGGGTTCGAGGCGCTGCAGGCCCATTTTCCGCAGATGGGATTGATCTGGGTGGACATTGAAGACAGCGCAGATCATTTGGGCGATATCGACGTCGAGAACTTCCCGAGCATCCTGATTCAGCGCGGTGAGCATGTGGTCTTCTTCGGGACCGTACTGCCGGACCATGGACTCTTGCGGCGCCTGCTGGAGACCTTCGCGGCCCAGTCTGTCGAAGAGAGTGCGGCGTATGCGGCGGCGACCCCGGAGCGTCGCGGATGGCAGACCGGGCACAATCTTCGTGCCTTGCTTCGAGAGGCCTGA
- a CDS encoding amino acid aminotransferase — protein sequence MTASIFAAVEMAPRDPILGLNEAFNADTRATKVNLGVGVYYDDNGKIPLLGAVKAAEKARLEAMPARGYQPIEGLAAYNNAVQALLFGKDSALIANGQVITVEALGGTGALKVGADYLKRLNPDATVYISDPSWENHRALFESAGFPVDTYPYYDAATGGANFAGMKAKLESLPAGSIIVLHACCHNPTGADITDAQWEEVVAVCRAKGLVAFLDMAYQGFADGIDADAVAVRAFSASGLQFFVSSSFSKSFSLYGERVGALSIVTASKEESARVLSQVKRVVRTNYSNPPTHGGAVVAAVLSSPELRQQWEDELAGMRVRIREMRKGLAERLAARGVTRDLSFVTRQRGMFSYTGLSAGQVEVLKNEFGIYAVSTGRICVAALNSKNIDYVADALATVMKA from the coding sequence ATGACTGCCTCGATTTTTGCCGCGGTGGAGATGGCCCCGCGCGACCCGATTCTCGGCCTCAACGAAGCCTTCAACGCCGACACCCGCGCCACCAAGGTGAACCTCGGCGTCGGCGTCTACTACGACGACAACGGCAAGATCCCGTTGCTGGGCGCTGTGAAGGCCGCCGAAAAGGCACGCCTGGAAGCCATGCCGGCACGCGGCTACCAGCCGATCGAGGGTCTGGCCGCTTACAACAACGCGGTGCAGGCGCTGCTGTTCGGCAAGGATTCGGCACTCATCGCCAACGGCCAGGTGATCACCGTCGAAGCCCTCGGCGGCACCGGCGCACTGAAGGTCGGCGCAGACTATCTGAAGCGTCTGAACCCGGATGCGACGGTGTACATCTCCGACCCAAGCTGGGAAAACCACCGCGCCCTGTTCGAGTCCGCCGGCTTCCCGGTCGACACCTACCCGTACTACGACGCAGCAACCGGCGGCGCCAACTTCGCTGGCATGAAGGCCAAGCTCGAAAGCCTGCCGGCCGGCTCGATCATTGTGCTGCACGCCTGCTGCCACAACCCCACCGGCGCCGACATCACCGATGCACAGTGGGAAGAGGTCGTGGCCGTCTGCCGTGCCAAGGGCCTCGTCGCCTTCCTCGACATGGCCTACCAGGGCTTCGCCGATGGCATCGATGCCGACGCCGTCGCGGTGCGCGCCTTCTCGGCCAGCGGCCTGCAGTTCTTCGTCTCCAGCTCGTTCTCGAAGTCCTTCTCGCTGTACGGCGAGCGCGTCGGCGCACTGTCGATCGTCACCGCTTCGAAGGAAGAGTCGGCCCGTGTGCTGTCGCAGGTGAAGCGCGTTGTGCGCACCAACTACTCCAATCCACCGACGCATGGCGGCGCGGTCGTCGCGGCCGTGCTGTCGAGCCCGGAACTGCGCCAGCAGTGGGAAGACGAGCTGGCCGGCATGCGCGTGCGCATCCGCGAAATGCGCAAGGGTCTGGCCGAGCGCCTCGCCGCTCGCGGCGTGACGCGTGACCTGTCCTTCGTGACGCGTCAGCGCGGCATGTTCTCTTATACCGGCCTCTCAGCCGGACAAGTGGAAGTGCTGAAGAACGAGTTCGGCATCTATGCCGTCTCGACCGGGCGCATCTGTGTCGCCGCGCTGAACAGCAAGAACATCGACTATGTCGCCGATGCGTTGGCGACCGTCATGAAAGCCTGA
- the glpX gene encoding class II fructose-bisphosphatase, giving the protein MRRELAIEFTRVTEAAALAGYKWLGRGDKNKADGAAVEAMRFVLNQIQIDGEIVIGEGEIDEAPMLYIGEHVGRGGDGVDIAVDPIDGTRMTAMGQNNAVAVLAAGDKGSFMRAPDMYMEKLIVGNPAKGAIDLHKPLEDNLRSVAAALGKPLNRLTVITLAKPRHEAAIKEMHALGCKVFAIPDGDVAASVMACMPDNEVDMLYCIGGAPEGVVSAAVARALDGDMQGRLIPRDIAKGATPENVALGAEERARCAKMGIAVDTVLTLDEMARTDNVIIAVTGITKGDLLEGVTSDGTFATTETLLIRGKSRTIRRIHSTHYLARKDDAIKNLIL; this is encoded by the coding sequence ATGAGACGCGAACTTGCGATCGAATTCACCCGAGTCACCGAAGCCGCCGCACTGGCCGGCTATAAATGGCTCGGCCGCGGCGACAAGAACAAGGCAGACGGCGCTGCCGTCGAGGCGATGCGCTTCGTGCTGAACCAGATCCAGATCGACGGCGAGATCGTTATCGGCGAGGGCGAGATCGATGAGGCCCCCATGCTCTACATCGGCGAACACGTCGGTCGTGGCGGCGACGGCGTGGATATCGCGGTCGACCCGATCGATGGCACCCGCATGACCGCAATGGGCCAGAACAACGCGGTAGCGGTGCTGGCCGCGGGCGACAAGGGCAGCTTCATGCGCGCGCCGGACATGTACATGGAGAAGCTGATCGTCGGCAACCCGGCCAAGGGCGCGATCGATCTGCACAAGCCGCTCGAAGACAACCTGCGCTCGGTCGCAGCCGCACTCGGCAAGCCGCTCAACCGGCTGACCGTGATCACGCTGGCGAAGCCGCGCCATGAGGCCGCGATCAAGGAAATGCATGCGCTTGGCTGCAAGGTCTTCGCGATCCCCGACGGCGATGTCGCCGCGTCGGTGATGGCCTGCATGCCCGACAACGAAGTGGACATGTTGTACTGCATCGGCGGCGCACCGGAAGGCGTTGTCTCCGCCGCAGTCGCCCGCGCGCTCGATGGCGACATGCAGGGCCGCCTGATCCCGCGCGACATCGCCAAGGGCGCGACACCGGAAAACGTGGCGCTCGGCGCCGAAGAGCGCGCACGTTGCGCAAAGATGGGCATCGCGGTCGACACGGTGCTGACGCTCGACGAGATGGCCCGCACGGACAACGTGATCATCGCGGTCACCGGCATCACCAAGGGCGATCTGCTCGAAGGGGTCACCAGTGACGGCACCTTCGCGACCACCGAAACGCTGCTGATCCGCGGCAAATCGCGCACGATCCGCCGTATCCATTCGACGCATTACCTTGCGCGCAAGGACGACGCGATCAAGAACCTGATCCTCTGA